A DNA window from Cystobacter ferrugineus contains the following coding sequences:
- a CDS encoding NAD(P)/FAD-dependent oxidoreductase encodes MPCRASAPHIVIVGAGPAGSSAATFLAQQGARVTLLERGHFPRDKTCGDGCTPRTLWMLERLGLGSLANTDGTPVDSVHAVSPGGVVWDAAIPARLFGGKASIIPREVLDERLAHRAVQAGATLREGVRVVGLEREGDVLRLRCLAGESLLADVVLGCDGSPSVIRGALGVPDFPAHGSAFAIRAYYENVRLSHPRSLGFFWDEALLPAYGWIFPLPGGRANVGLGMRADQLAATSARLPELLERFCASPHVAAELAGGQRLGRPKGHHLPFGSSARHTTFDQALLLGDAAGFVNPLTGEGIEFALESGAFAAEAVAEAVNAGDLSARGLGGYARRWRTRFRTAFRLNRRLMWAFERPWLLDRVFRTACRDERTRDELIDVISGEATRLSWRFLASVALGR; translated from the coding sequence ATGCCCTGCCGTGCCTCCGCCCCCCACATCGTCATCGTCGGAGCAGGACCCGCGGGCTCATCGGCCGCCACCTTCCTCGCGCAGCAGGGCGCCCGGGTGACGTTGCTGGAGCGCGGCCATTTTCCCCGCGACAAGACGTGTGGGGATGGCTGCACGCCACGAACGCTGTGGATGTTGGAGCGCCTGGGGCTCGGCTCGCTGGCGAACACCGACGGGACGCCCGTGGACTCGGTGCACGCCGTCTCCCCGGGCGGCGTGGTGTGGGACGCCGCCATTCCGGCCCGCCTCTTCGGCGGCAAGGCCAGCATCATCCCCCGGGAGGTGCTCGACGAGCGGCTCGCGCACAGGGCCGTCCAGGCCGGCGCCACCCTGCGCGAGGGCGTGCGGGTGGTGGGCCTGGAGCGCGAGGGCGACGTGCTGCGGCTGCGCTGCCTCGCGGGCGAGTCGCTGCTCGCCGACGTGGTGCTCGGGTGCGACGGCTCGCCCTCGGTGATCCGCGGCGCGCTCGGAGTTCCCGACTTTCCCGCGCACGGGTCCGCCTTCGCGATCCGCGCCTATTACGAGAACGTGCGCCTGTCACACCCCCGGAGCCTGGGCTTCTTCTGGGACGAGGCGCTGCTGCCCGCCTATGGGTGGATCTTCCCGCTGCCCGGAGGCCGGGCCAACGTGGGCCTGGGTATGCGCGCGGACCAGCTCGCCGCGACCAGCGCACGGCTGCCCGAGTTGCTCGAGCGCTTCTGCGCGAGCCCCCACGTGGCGGCGGAGCTCGCCGGGGGCCAGCGCCTGGGGCGGCCGAAGGGACACCACCTGCCCTTCGGCTCCTCGGCCCGGCACACCACCTTCGATCAGGCACTGCTGCTGGGGGACGCGGCCGGCTTCGTCAACCCGCTCACCGGAGAGGGCATCGAGTTCGCCCTGGAGTCCGGCGCCTTCGCCGCCGAGGCGGTGGCCGAGGCGGTGAACGCGGGAGACCTGTCGGCCCGGGGGCTCGGCGGCTACGCGCGGCGCTGGCGCACGCGCTTTCGCACCGCGTTCCGGCTCAACCGCCGGCTCATGTGGGCCTTCGAGCGGCCATGGCTGTTGGATCGCGTCTTCCGCACGGCGTGCCGTGACGAGCGCACCCGCGACGAGCTCATCGACGTGATCAGCGGCGAGGCCACCCGGCTCTCGTGGCGCTTCCTCGCGTCGGTGGCGCTCGGACGGTGA
- a CDS encoding metallophosphoesterase family protein has product MRFLHCSDVHMTADYPSLPMRRLGWRRCLAMFEQTVGGRRKAYARAPGTLATIADDARRWGVDHFILSGDVTQYALEPEFVLARQSLGELAEDPGRCTIIPGNHDVFTPGSHRSGRFARHFGQLLHSDLPEHQREGAFPFVRLVGRDAAVVGLLSARVPVVPGIASGLVGAEQLEGLAAVVADPRLEGRALLVVVHHAPFTPTGGADRPLHRLRDAKALIRLLRGPRFAVLHGHIHHRYHLPATAERPHVFCAGSSTQAGREGYWIIEVNDGLVVGGHQHVPGEPRTPAAEAHA; this is encoded by the coding sequence ATGCGCTTTCTTCACTGCTCCGATGTCCACATGACGGCGGACTACCCGTCGCTGCCCATGCGCCGCCTGGGTTGGAGGCGGTGTCTCGCCATGTTCGAGCAGACCGTGGGCGGGCGCCGCAAGGCCTACGCGCGGGCGCCCGGGACACTCGCCACCATCGCGGACGACGCGCGGCGCTGGGGCGTGGATCACTTCATCCTCTCCGGTGACGTCACCCAGTACGCGCTGGAGCCCGAGTTCGTGCTCGCGCGCCAGTCCCTGGGCGAGCTGGCCGAGGACCCGGGCCGGTGCACCATCATCCCCGGCAACCACGATGTCTTCACGCCGGGCAGCCACCGCTCGGGCCGCTTCGCGCGGCACTTCGGCCAGCTCCTGCACAGCGATCTGCCCGAGCACCAGCGCGAGGGGGCCTTCCCCTTCGTGCGGCTGGTGGGACGGGACGCCGCGGTGGTGGGCCTGCTGTCCGCGCGGGTTCCCGTGGTGCCCGGGATCGCCTCCGGTCTCGTCGGCGCGGAGCAGTTGGAGGGGCTCGCGGCGGTGGTGGCGGATCCCCGGCTGGAGGGCCGGGCCCTGCTGGTGGTGGTGCACCACGCGCCCTTCACGCCCACGGGCGGCGCGGATCGTCCCCTGCATCGGCTGCGGGACGCGAAGGCGCTCATCCGTCTGCTGCGAGGCCCGCGCTTCGCGGTGCTGCACGGCCACATCCATCACCGCTACCACCTGCCGGCCACGGCCGAGCGGCCGCATGTCTTCTGCGCGGGCTCGTCCACGCAGGCCGGACGCGAGGGCTACTGGATCATCGAGGTGAACGATGGCCTGGTGGTGGGCGGGCACCAGCACGTGCCCGGAGAGCCGCGCACGCCCGCCGCCGAGGCTCATGCCTGA
- the gluQRS gene encoding tRNA glutamyl-Q(34) synthetase GluQRS, with amino-acid sequence MSLRGRFAPSPTGRIHLGNARSALLGWLQARAAEGRFLLRIEDLDRARCRPAFLDDLYRDLTWLGLDWDEPPLVQSERGEVYQAALETLERAGRVYPCFCTRAEIARAASAPHGLGEEGPRYPGTCAALTPEARAARAATRPPAWRFQAIPGEWCFEDGLHGRYCQDVAAAVGDFVVRRNDGVASYQLAVVVDDAASGITDVLRGDDLLSSTPRQLQLYDALGVRPPRFWHVPLVLGEDGKRLAKREGAFAVAELRERGIAVERVLGLLAAWSGLGDGTPVTLEELIHRFRPELLPRTPVVAHETLLKEALGLG; translated from the coding sequence ATGAGTCTTCGCGGACGCTTCGCGCCCAGCCCCACCGGGCGCATCCACCTTGGCAATGCCCGCAGCGCGCTGCTCGGCTGGCTCCAGGCCCGCGCGGCGGAAGGCCGCTTCCTCTTGCGCATCGAGGACCTGGACCGGGCGCGCTGCCGGCCCGCCTTCCTGGATGACTTGTATCGGGACCTGACGTGGCTGGGCCTGGACTGGGACGAGCCACCCCTCGTGCAGAGCGAGCGCGGGGAGGTGTACCAGGCGGCCCTGGAGACACTGGAGCGGGCGGGCCGGGTCTACCCATGCTTCTGCACGCGCGCGGAGATCGCCCGGGCGGCGAGCGCCCCCCATGGCCTGGGAGAGGAGGGACCCCGCTACCCCGGCACGTGCGCGGCCCTGACGCCCGAGGCCCGCGCGGCCCGGGCCGCCACGCGCCCTCCCGCCTGGCGCTTCCAGGCCATCCCCGGGGAGTGGTGCTTCGAGGACGGGCTGCACGGCCGCTACTGCCAGGACGTGGCCGCGGCGGTGGGAGACTTCGTGGTGCGCCGCAACGATGGCGTGGCGAGCTACCAGCTCGCCGTGGTGGTGGACGACGCGGCGAGCGGCATCACCGACGTGCTGCGCGGAGATGATCTGCTGTCCTCCACGCCCCGGCAGCTCCAGCTCTACGATGCACTGGGCGTGCGGCCTCCCCGCTTCTGGCACGTGCCCCTGGTGCTGGGCGAGGACGGCAAGCGGCTGGCCAAGCGAGAGGGCGCCTTCGCGGTGGCCGAGCTGCGCGAGCGCGGCATCGCCGTCGAGCGGGTACTGGGGCTGCTCGCGGCCTGGAGCGGGCTGGGGGATGGCACGCCCGTGACGCTCGAGGAGCTGATCCACCGCTTCCGCCCCGAGCTTCTGCCCCGGACGCCGGTGGTGGCGCACGAAACGCTCTTGAAGGAGGCCCTGGGTTTGGGCTGA
- a CDS encoding GNAT family N-acetyltransferase, which produces MSVTVQQLAARDAEALRALLARDPSHNLYLLGLLEEFGLNSAEGQGGFSYWGRFDGQTLTAAVFVGGAGGLLVPSASDGTATGMIADALADRVRLRGAVGDKPAVDALVRSLCVGRPKLSRTYRLFAVSADDLGPFTNPLLRLAREEDLPRLMPLAAGAIQELHERDALAEDPHFEARVAQRVRARRTYVLEENGELVFKVDIGSRSQYGAELENLYTLPSQRKKGHATLCLGQISRFLLSSLPRLTLRVEEKDESLARIARRVGYHAGRTQRVVLVD; this is translated from the coding sequence ATGTCCGTGACCGTTCAACAGCTCGCTGCCCGGGACGCCGAAGCGCTGCGAGCGCTGCTCGCCCGGGATCCGTCCCACAACCTCTACCTGCTGGGACTGCTGGAGGAGTTCGGCCTGAACTCCGCCGAGGGGCAGGGCGGCTTCTCCTATTGGGGACGTTTCGATGGGCAGACGCTCACCGCGGCCGTGTTCGTGGGCGGCGCGGGAGGGCTGCTGGTGCCCTCGGCGAGCGACGGCACGGCCACGGGGATGATCGCGGACGCGCTCGCCGATCGCGTGAGGCTCCGGGGCGCGGTGGGCGACAAGCCCGCGGTGGACGCGCTGGTGCGCAGCCTGTGCGTGGGCCGGCCGAAGCTGTCACGCACGTACCGGCTCTTCGCCGTCTCGGCGGATGACCTGGGCCCCTTCACCAACCCGCTGCTGCGGCTGGCGCGCGAGGAGGATCTGCCCCGCCTGATGCCGCTGGCGGCGGGGGCGATCCAGGAGCTGCACGAGCGGGACGCGCTCGCGGAGGATCCACACTTCGAGGCGCGGGTGGCACAGCGCGTGCGGGCGCGGCGCACCTACGTGCTGGAGGAGAACGGCGAGCTGGTGTTCAAGGTGGACATCGGCAGCCGCTCGCAATACGGCGCGGAGCTGGAGAACCTCTACACGCTGCCGTCGCAGCGCAAGAAGGGCCACGCCACGCTGTGCCTGGGGCAGATCTCCCGCTTCCTCCTCTCGTCGCTGCCGCGCCTGACCTTGCGCGTGGAGGAGAAGGACGAGTCCCTCGCGCGCATCGCCCGCCGGGTGGGCTACCACGCCGGCCGCACCCAGCGCGTGGTGCTGGTGGATTAG